From the genome of Nitrospirae bacterium YQR-1:
CACGGCATCGGGTCGCTCCCCACGCGGGAGCGTGGATTGAAACGCCGTAAACGACTATCCCCTCTGAGCTTGTTGTCGGTCGCTCCCCACGCGGGAGCGTGGATTGAAACTATGTCAGGCATTAAAAACACCGTCCCCCCAGAGTCGCTCCCCACGCGGGAGCGTGGATTGAAACGTCTTTTCTATGTTTATATCTATCAACCCGTCCTGTCGCTCCCCACGCGGGAGCGTGGATTGAAACATATTATAGACCTGACCGTATGCGGCATTTATGGTCGCTCCCCACGCGGGAGCGTGGATTGAAACAGCATCGATGAGGCAAAGCAACTTTATCACTGCTTGTCGCTCCCCACGCGGGAGCGTGGATTGAAACGCTTGAGTCCTCATCATGTCGGCCTGGGCGTTTGTCGCTCCCCACGCGGGAGCGTGGATTGAAACTTTATTGGACACATTTTTCACTGAAACCGATCCCGTCGCTCCCCACGCGGGAGCGTGGATTGAAACAAGCTCTGATGAGCGATTGCCGGTTTTGTAGTGCGTCGCTCCCCACGCGGGAGCGTGGATTGAAACCAAAGATGCTGGATAAAACAAAAATCAACTTAGGGGTCGCTCCCCACGCGGGAGCGTGGATTGAAACCTGCTGATTTTTTTGTAAAGATCGGCGACAACCTGTCGCTCCCCACGCGGGAGCGTGGATTGAAACATACTCACACCGGTGCTTATAAGATCATACATACGTCGCTCCCCACGCGGGAGCGTGGATTGAAACATTTTACAATGAAAGACCCTCAGAAAAAATATGCGTCGCTCCCCACGCGGGAGCGTGGATTGAAACCTTTATTGTGAGAGTTGCATTGTTTTTGACAAGAGTCGCTCCCCACGCGGGAGCGTGGATTGAAACTCACATGTGAGATTATCAAAGACAAGCTCTTTCAGGTCGCTCCCCACGCGGGAGCGTGGATTGAAACTTCCTGAGCTGGAAGGACCTGAAAACTTCATAAGAGTCGCTCCCCACGCGGGAGCGTGGATTGAAACATTAAACTGTAAATTGCAATATCCACTGAGCAGCGGTCGCTCCCCACGCGGGAGCGTGGATTGAAACTATAGATAGTGTCATTCACACGGTTTGTATGTGTCGCTCCCCACGCGGGAGCGTGGATTGAAACGTAGTTTGTGTCTTCATCATGTCCGCCTGTGCGGTCGCTCCCCACGCGGGAGCGTGGATTGAAACATGTCATCCAAGGTGCAATACATTTATTATCCGGTCGCTCCCCACGCGGGAGCGTGGATTGAAACGCATTAACGTTGTCAAATCTTTTGCCATCTGCTCGTCGCTCCCCACGCGGGAGCGTGGATTGAAACGTCTTAGAACAGATTTGCTCCAAAACGTGTTTTGTCGCTCCCCACGCGGGAGCGTGGATTGAAACTAACGCTCTTGCCTCACTCGGTCTTACACCCTGTGTCGCTCCCCACGCGGGAGCGTGGATTGAAACTTGAGCTCATCAATTGATAAACCATAAGCATTAGTCGCTCCCCACGCGGGAGCGTGGATTGAAACTTTTTTGAGATCAACCCAGCGGTTTCAAGGTCTGGTCGCTCCCCACGCGGGAGCGTGGATTGAAACTCCAAAAAACCAGGAAGTGTCAATTATTTTTGGGTCGCTCCCCACGCGGGAGCGTGGATTGAAACTATTGCTTCTTTTGCCGCTATTGCGTTGGCAATAGGTCGCTCCCCACGCGGGAGCGTGGATTGAAACTGATTTACTCACAGGATGTGTGCTTGATTTAGACGTCGCTCCCCACGCGGGAGCGTGGATTGAAACTTTACGGTATTAACGCTAAAGTCAATAATGCCGGGTCGCTCCCCACGCGGGAGCGTGGATTGAAACTAGACACAACCTTACCTCCCCTATTTTTTGTCTGGTCGCTCCCCACGCGGGAGCGTGGATTGAAACTAATTGTTTTACTGCTTATGGCTTTTGTTTTTAAGTCGCTCCCCACGCGGGAGCGTGGATTGAAACTCGATATCTGAAAGAGAACCTTGTGAAATGCCTAGTCGCTCCCCACGCGGGAGCGTGGATTGAAACTGAAATTGCCGCTGAGATAACTGGAGATATTACGTCGCTCCCCACGCGGGAGCGTGGATTGAAACGAGGTTTATATCTCTCCACTTTAACGCTCTCGCCTGTCGCTCCCCACACGGAAGCGTGGATTGAAACGTAATTTAGACTTAAGGCAATGCTGTTCCAAAGTCACTTTCTCCATGATACTTTTTTAAGATAAATAAAATGTAGTGCCCTGTTTTTTAGCTATTTCCTTTTATATCAGTATGTTAGCTCTCTCAAGTGATGAAGTAGGGATAAGGGGAGAGTACGCCTGCGTCACTTTCTCCTTGCCGCCTGTATTTACTTCTGACTGTAACTTGGTATTAAATCTCTTTAAAATACCTTCTGAATTATTTTGTTAATTAAAAATATATTTTACATTATAATTACAACTTTATGTTAAAATACATTTAGGTAGTGCAAAGGAGAGAATACAAAATGTTTTGTCTAATGGCTATCGAGAAAATAGAGCATGATATTGAGGAGGTAGGCTTGCCGAGGCCTGAATATTCGAGGTTTCTCCACTATATCCCGTTTTACAGGTTAAAAAAAGACATAGATTACATAAACGATTACCTCGGCGTCACCATTACCGATCTCATTATAAGGGAAAACATCATTAACCCTTTCAAACGTGAACTTATCGACCACCTTGAGGACATCCACAAGTTAATCAACAAAATCGGCCACAACCGTTTTACATATCAATTGCACATGTTTGTAAATTCCCTCAATGTTAAGATTTATGAGTATCGTAACGAGCTCAGACATGGCACAATGGGCTACAGAAGTTCCTCCGCCACCATGGCCTATGGCCTTGAGGAGCGACGTCTGCCGGCCTTCAGGAAATAGCCTGACGTTAAATTCCTTTAAATCGGTTGCCCTGACAGTTATCTTAATAGACGTCCTCAAATTCTTTGATGTTGTTTAGGTCTATTGTTAAAAAAGCTATTGCTGCTTCCCCCTTAATTTGTTATAATATTATGTGTGTTGTTAGTTGGTTTGTGGCGCCAATAACTAATAACATAAGCCCAGGCAGCCACAATGTCTGAGGTCCGTTATGATTATGTGCAGCGACACTGATAAAACAAAGCGATTTCGGGTTTATTAATAATCCTCACATGTAATATCAAATTTTAGGGGAGAGTACACCCCGGAGCTTTTGACAAAGCCAACGAAGTTAGACGATTGAATGTAACTTGGTATAAGTGTGTCATAACAAGGTATTCCTCAAAGTTTTCTTTAATTTATTCACAGGGTAATGTTAATATAACAGCGTGTTTTTTACTTTTTATAGGACAGCTATTAAAGATAAGGTTTTAAATAAAAGAATGGAGGTTCTAAATAAATGGCAAAAAGTTATGATATAGGGGTAATAGCAGGGGATGGAACCGGACCGGAGGTTATACGGGAAAGCGTAAAGGTGCTGAAGGCTGCTGCTGCGCGTTTCGGCTTCGGAGTGAATTTTACGGAATATGATTTCGGCGGTACTAGGTACTTGAGAACCGGTGAGGTTCTGCCGGATAGTGCGGTGGATGAGTTACGCAGGCATAAGACCATCCTTTTAGGTGCGATAGGGCACCCTGACGTTAAACCAGGCATATTGGAGAAGGGAATATTGCTCCGCCTTCGCTTTGAACTCGATATGTATATAAATCTGAGGCCGGTAAAGCTCTTTCCCGGCGTTGAGTGTCCGCTTAAGGATAAAACCCCTGCAGATATTGACTTTGTCGTTATAAGAGAGAATACGGAGGGGCTTTATGCCGGAGCCGGCGGATTTTTCAAGAAAGGTACTCCGGATGAGGTAGCTGTACAGGAATCCATAAACACAAGAAAAGGCGTTGAGCGTTGCATTAGGTATGCCTTTGAGTACTGCAAAAAAAGAAATGCAGGAAATAAACTAACCCTTTGCGGTAAGACTAACGTGCTTACCTATGCCTTTGACCTTTGGGAGAGGGTATTTTATGAGGTTGCAGAGCAATACCCAGGCATCAAGGCGGACTATGCACATGTTGATGCCATAACGATGTGGTTTGTTAAAAACCCTGAGTGGTTTGACGTTATTGTAACAGACAACATGTTTGGAGATATAATCACAGACCTTGGAGCTATGATTCAAGGCGGGATGGGAATCGCCGCAGGGGGCAATATAAACCCCGGTGGTACCTCGATGTTTGAGCCTATTGGTGGTTCAGCCCCTAAATACACCGGAGCAAACATCATAAATCCGCTTGCCGCTATTTGTGCCGGCGGCCTGCTGCTGGACTATCTGGGAGAGACTGAAGCTGGTAAAGCCATAGAGCAGGTTGTTATGGAGGTTACCGGTAAGCGTCTTAAGAGCCTTGCCGCGGGACACATGGGACACTCTACCTCTGAGGTTGGAGACATGGTTGCAGACGGGGTTAGCGTCTCTGTGGTTAAATGATATATGTGCGGGGGCAATGTTTAACCGGAAACAGGTTACTTCAAAGGAACACTGATTTTACACTTGCACCTTGTGTCTGATACCAAGCTGCATTCAATTGTCTAACTTCGTTGGCTTTGTCAAAAGCTCTGGGATGTACTAAAGCTTTCTCCCAGCCGCCTGTGTTTACTTATGACTGCAGGTTGGCCTTCATTTTATTTATAAACTTGCTCCGGCTTTAAGTTTTGGTTTTGTCTGATTGAACAAATATATCTTTACTATAGAAGTGTAACATAAGATTTTAATGAGGTGTCAGGATAAATATTTTCAAATTCCTCAATTTTGTGTATAATATATAGAAATGAAAAAACTGACAGTACTGTTGTTATTGATGGTGTTGACAGTGGCCGCTGTGGTATCGGCAGCCGATGTGAATTTCGAGTTATCCGCAGGTAAAACCACATTAGCACAAGGCGAGGGTACTCAGTTAATCCTGACATTTAACGGCGACAGGAGTCTGCCTCAGCCGAAAATCCCGCCGATAGATGATTTCTCGATTAACTATATCGGCTCCTCAACAAGGATGTCAATGGTAAACGGTGTAATGACAAGCTCGGTTTCGTACAATTATTCATTGGTGCCGATGAAAAAAGGTGAATTTAAAATAGGCCCGTTTTCAGTGCAACACGATGGTAAGACTTACACATCCAATGCCATAACCCTCAACGTGACAGATGCTCAGGTAGGTTCTGCACAACCACCACCAGGCCACACTCCACAAAAATCAAAAGACGCCGGAGATATAAAAGACAGAGTATTTATAACCCTTAAACCGTCAAAAACTACTGTCTATATTAATGAAATCTTCACGGTTAAGGTTAAGCTCCATGTTAGGGATATTTCAGTAGGGGATGTTAACTTTCCACTAGTAGCTGAAAGTGGGTTATCAGTGAGTGGTTTCAATAAACCGGCTCAAAGCAGGGAGACCATAAGTGGAATAACCTATGAAACTTTGGAGTTTACGGCTACTGCCTTTGCCGCCACTGCCGCTGATTCATTAAAACTGGGGCCTGCCACTTTAGAGTGCAGTATCATGATAAAGGAAACCCGTAGGATGTTTCCCGGCGGAATATTTGACGATGACTTTTTCAACAATGTCATGGGTACGGTCAGGGCTGAACCCGTTAAGCTGAAATCCGAGGCCGTGGCTCTCAAAGTGCTGCCGCTGCCGCAGGAGGGAAAGCCGAATGGATTTAAGGGAGCAATCGGAAAGTTTGAACTAAATACCTCCGTCACACCGGAAAATGTAAAAACCGGAGACCCGGTTACTCTAAAAATGGCCTTTACCGGACATGGTAATTTTAACACCATCACAAAGCCGGAACTCTCTGAAAACGCCAACCTCAGATATTACGAACCTCAGACAAAACAGGATAAGGATTCAAAGAGTTTTGAGGAGGCTGTTATCCCACTAACTAATACTGTAACTGAGATACCGGAAATAGTTTTTTCGTTTTTTGACCCTGAGCAGAAGTCTTACAAAACAATAAGGAAAGGGCCGTTTCCGATAAAAGTAACGGCTGCGGCTGCCTCTGCTGCGGCAAGAATTGTGGAGCCCTCCACAACCGGCAAACCTTCTGCCGAGAAAGAGGTATTGGTAAAAGATGTGGTGTTTATAAAAGAGCACCCCGGCAAACTTATTAAAATAAAGGATACACAGCGACAGCTTTACCAAAATCCAGTATTTTTACTAGCCTTGATTCTGCCACTGTTAATATACACAGGGGCACTTATACACGCCAAGAGGAGCAGAGCACTACGTAACAATCCCGGATATGCCAAAGCACTACGGGCTCCTAAGCGTGCAAGAGAAGGGATAAAGCTTGCAGGAAACTATCTCAGGGCCACTAATCCAGAGGGATTTTACAACGCTGTGCACAAGACCGTTTATGAGTACTTAGGCGGTAAACTCCATCTGCCCCCAGGTGAAACAGCAGGCGATAAAATCTTCACACTGTTAGAACAAAAAGGGATTGAGACGCAGACATTACGAGAGATATTTAATGCCTGTGATATTGCAAGATATGCTAGGGCAGGCACAGAACAAATATCCGAAATGGAGAAAATATATAAACACCTTGAGGACTTTATTATCAAAATGGAAAAGGATCTGAAATGAATCATAGTATTAAATTAATACCGAATTGCAGTCAGAAGCATAACGAGGCGGCTGGGAGAAAGCAACGGAGGCGTACTTTTAGTACGGTGAGGAGCTTTTGACGATGCCAACAAAGTTATGCGATAGAATGCAACTTGGTATAATTATATTTTCCCTGACCTTTACCGTCCTCATACTACCCTCCATAGCCGCATCTGATTCCGCCGGTAATATATTCAAAAAGGCATCCGCCCTTTACATGGAAGGCAAATACGATGACGCACTGAAACAATATGACAGTCTGCTCAAAGAGGGCTACGAAAGTGGCAATCTCTATTACAACATGGCCAACTGCTATATCAAAAAGAGCAATATCGGATATGCAATCCTATATTACGAAAAAGCAAAACGCCTTATCCCTTCAGATGCCGACTTGAGGGCAAACCATGACTATGCTGTTTCTTTAACAAAAAATCGCCAAACCGCCACTGTCCAATCATGGATAAACCGGCAATTGGACAGAGTTTACAATCTTTTCACTACAAACGGCCTCACCATATTCTTATCATTGCTCTATACATTGATTACAACTGTGCTCACTATTTCAATATACAATGAAAAAGCAAAGAAATATGCCGGACTGATAATATTAACGGCAGCTCTCTTACTGCTTCCGTCGTCCTACATTTTGTATGAGCGGATAAGTTCCACAGAGGCCGTAGTTGTAAATGAAAAAGCGGAGGCCAGATACGAACCTTTCGATAAGGCAACTGTTTTTTTCACCCTGTACGAGGGTATGAAAGTTGTTGTAATTGACAGAAACAACCACTGGCTCAAGGTCAAACGTTCCGATGGTAAAACCGGTTGGATACATAACGATAGTATTGGTGTTATATAATTGGTTATTATGAGTGGTAATTGAACAATTTTGCCTGCGCAAAATGTCAGGGAGCCAAATAAGACAATGAATAATCCGGTTTTACCCAGGAGGCTGCAGCCTGGGGATACAATCGGTGTTGTTTGCCCGTCAAATGAGATTACAAGCCAAAAGCAACGAGATGAGCTTCACTATGGTATCAGGTTTTTTGAAAACATGGGGTTTGACGTTGAGGCTGGAAAGAATCTTCACTCAGCAAATCCAAAAGATAGGGCGGAGGATATAAACGGTTTTTTCCGACGCTCTGATATTAAAGCGATAATGTCGGCTCAGGGTGGTGACACAGCAGAAAGAGTCCTTGAGTTTATTGACTGGAGAGCCGTAAGTGAAAATCCAAAAGTATTTATGGGGTTAAGTGATGTTACAGTGTTTTTAAATGCAATTTTTACACAGACCTCTGTTATAACATTTCACGGCGGTGATGTTAGATACCACTTTGGCAGAAATCCGTGTGAGTATGACAGGGCGGAGTTTACAGAGAGATTGGTTAACGGCCTCGGTGGTAAGATAAACCCCTCAGGCCTCAGAGAGACAATAAGAGGGGGAAAGGGTAGGGGTAGGCTTCTGGGCGGCAACCTCAGATGCCTTCTTAAACTTGCAGAGACACCGTTTTGGCCTGATTTTACCGGAGCAATTCTGATGTTTGAGTCCCATACGATTGATGAAAGACGATGCACTGAGTATTTCAAGATTTTGCGGAACAAAGGGGTCTTTGATAAAATCACTGGTGCTGTAGTAGGCTTTGTTTACTCTATGGAGGTTGAAAATCACAATACACTACAGATGGAAGATATCCTGTTAAATGAGACTGTGGATTTTGATTTCCCGATTCTAAAGGCAAGGGACTTCGGCCATGGTTGCCCAAACACGGTGTTACCTATTGGCGCAGAGATTGAACTGGATGCTGATAAAAAAATATATGAAATAGTCGGCAAGACTGTTATGATGTAGATTATATTTTGTACAATCTTCTCTAAACACTGATTTCCATACGAGGAAAGTTAGCGGCTATCGGGGAATAACCTCCAACATCTCAGAACGAATTTCTCCGCGAAGAAGAAACTATTTCCGCATCGGCATTTACGCTCTTTTTAGATGTTGCCATATCCTTATTGACCACATACATTATCTCAAGCTCCTCGGGCTCTTTTCTGAGGATAACATTAGAGTAAATGTTGTCATCCTTGAGTTTTTCCAGAAATTTGTCGAAATTCGCACACCACTTTTTGGCGGCCTCGCTGTCTCTTTGTTTTTCAAGGGTTGTAATGCTTTTAGTCTCATCCTCTGATGATACAAACCGCACAAGTCTTGTCGTCAGCTCACCTTCACTGCTAAGTTTTGCCATGACCTTATAATCTGTCTGCTCCGTATCGAAATAAACTATTTCACCACTGTCAAGTTTTGAAACTGTGGTTTCATCGTTTTCATCTACCATGTAGCCAAGGTTTCTAAGGGTTTGCCCTATCTTAGCAGCTATTGCTAATTTGCTTTTTTTATTTTCGGCTTTAATTATAAACTCACTCAGTATTTTTGACACACTGTCGTAGTTGTCTTTTGAAATATACTTGCTGTTTAATAACTTAGATGCGTCGCTAACCGTGTTTTCATTGGCGGGGTACTTTAAAGCCTCGTTTATCAACTCACCGATTGTTTCCTTATATACGTTAGTCCACGCAATTTCTTCTTTCAGTTTTCCGTACTTTAATAATACCTCATCCCTGACTGCTTTTACTCTCTGTGTCAAGCTTTCACCTTTCACAGCATCACAAATCGGCGCAAGCTCAGTGTATATTTTCATATCATACGTCTTTATAAGTGCATGATATTTATGTATCTCAGAAACAAACAGTTCTTTCTCAACTGGTTTTTTTAAGGTAATGACATCTTCCTTCATTTCTTTTTGGCTAAACAGAGTTTTTTCGGTCTCTCCGGTTAGCTCAGGGATGTCAGTGTCTTTCCACTGCGCTTCTATTTGCTGCAGCCTGTAAATCTCGATGTTTTTCCTTATTTTTTTATAAACATCTCCGGCCTGGATAATAAGATGTTCCATGTCTATAGACGACCCCGCTGATTTTATATTGGCTCTTAGGCTATCAAAACCTGTTAGTTCAGTGTTTATGGCTTGCTGAAAGTTGTTATTCAGTGTTTTAGATAGTTCCATGATGTTTTTTGTCATCGCATCGAGGTTTTTGTCAAATTTGTTTATGTAAGCATCTTTTTCTTTGGTAGCTTTACTGTCCTTATAGGCATTGTAGAGGGCGGTACCAATAGCTTTTCCAATAACTGCTCCTCCTGCGGCGGCTAAAACTGCGGGGTTCATCAACAGAGGATACAGTATTACAATTTCAAGCCCACTCATGTGTGTCCTCCTTTGTAAAATATTTTTAGAACTAAGCGTTTTTAAACACCCTTTTATTATAATATAATGCTGAGTATAGTTTGTAAAGATATGGGTTTTAAGGGAGCGGCAGGGTAACGTATGGAAAGAAAAAAATATATAACGGCTGTTACGGGGGCAAGCGGGTCTCTATTAGCTTTAAGGTTTATAGATGAGCTGTTAAAAACCTCGGATGTACATCTTGTGATATCCTCTTCATCATTCAAAGTGATAAAGGATGAAACCGGAAACGACTGGAGCATGGATACCCATCGTAAGTTAAAAGAATATTTTAAGAGCGACCGGTTGTTCTGTTATGATGAGGGAGATATATATGCGCCTGTGTTAAGTGGTACATTTTTAAATGACGGAATGATAGTGATTCCATGCTCTATGAAAACCCTCTCAGGTATATCAAACGGCTACGGAGAGAATTTAATTCAGAGGGCTGCCGATGTAACGATAAAAGAGGGCAGACGTTTAATCTTAGTACCCAGAGAGATGCCCTTTAGCTCAATACATCTGGAAAATATGTTGAAACTTTCCCGCATCGGCGTTACTATAGCGCCTCCGGTTGCGGCATTTTATACAAAGCCACAAACTATAGACGATATGATAAATTTCATAACAGGAAAACTTCTTGATAATCTCTCCATATCGCATAATCTGTTTAAAAGGTGGGGAAGCTGAAGTTTTTCTAATGCCGGCTCTTACCGGAACCACCCAAAGTCTGAAATATAACAATAAATAAACGCTATGAAATCGTAAATATTATTTTTGGGAAATGATTTTTAATTATTAGGTGTTTTGGTATAATATACGTCCAATGGTGGTATTTCCACCACGATTTTCAGGAGGTGAAAAATAGTGGCGGTTTTTAAATCTAACAGATATTTAAATCTAATAATTTTGCTCTTAGCGCTGGCACTGCTTATCCCTGCTATTTCTTATGCCGGCTGGAGCTGGACTGAAAGAGATGCAAACAGGAACTGGACATCTGTGGCATCGTCATCAGATGGCACTAAGCTGGCAGCCTGTGATTATGCCGGCTATATTTATACCTCAACAGATTCAGGCGCTACATGGACCAATCGTAGTAATGCAGGTGTCAGAGGTTGGAAGTCAATCGTGTCATCATCAGATGGAACAAAACTGGTCGCCTCTGTTATGGGCGGATATATTTATACATCTACAGACTCAGGCTACACATGGATAGAAAGAAAAAACGCCGGCAGCAAATCTTGGTGGTCACTGGCATCCTCCTCTGATGGCTCTAAACTC
Proteins encoded in this window:
- a CDS encoding 3-isopropylmalate dehydrogenase — encoded protein: MAKSYDIGVIAGDGTGPEVIRESVKVLKAAAARFGFGVNFTEYDFGGTRYLRTGEVLPDSAVDELRRHKTILLGAIGHPDVKPGILEKGILLRLRFELDMYINLRPVKLFPGVECPLKDKTPADIDFVVIRENTEGLYAGAGGFFKKGTPDEVAVQESINTRKGVERCIRYAFEYCKKRNAGNKLTLCGKTNVLTYAFDLWERVFYEVAEQYPGIKADYAHVDAITMWFVKNPEWFDVIVTDNMFGDIITDLGAMIQGGMGIAAGGNINPGGTSMFEPIGGSAPKYTGANIINPLAAICAGGLLLDYLGETEAGKAIEQVVMEVTGKRLKSLAAGHMGHSTSEVGDMVADGVSVSVVK
- a CDS encoding BatD family protein, with the protein product MKKLTVLLLLMVLTVAAVVSAADVNFELSAGKTTLAQGEGTQLILTFNGDRSLPQPKIPPIDDFSINYIGSSTRMSMVNGVMTSSVSYNYSLVPMKKGEFKIGPFSVQHDGKTYTSNAITLNVTDAQVGSAQPPPGHTPQKSKDAGDIKDRVFITLKPSKTTVYINEIFTVKVKLHVRDISVGDVNFPLVAESGLSVSGFNKPAQSRETISGITYETLEFTATAFAATAADSLKLGPATLECSIMIKETRRMFPGGIFDDDFFNNVMGTVRAEPVKLKSEAVALKVLPLPQEGKPNGFKGAIGKFELNTSVTPENVKTGDPVTLKMAFTGHGNFNTITKPELSENANLRYYEPQTKQDKDSKSFEEAVIPLTNTVTEIPEIVFSFFDPEQKSYKTIRKGPFPIKVTAAAASAAARIVEPSTTGKPSAEKEVLVKDVVFIKEHPGKLIKIKDTQRQLYQNPVFLLALILPLLIYTGALIHAKRSRALRNNPGYAKALRAPKRAREGIKLAGNYLRATNPEGFYNAVHKTVYEYLGGKLHLPPGETAGDKIFTLLEQKGIETQTLREIFNACDIARYARAGTEQISEMEKIYKHLEDFIIKMEKDLK
- a CDS encoding SH3 domain-containing protein: MPTKLCDRMQLGIIIFSLTFTVLILPSIAASDSAGNIFKKASALYMEGKYDDALKQYDSLLKEGYESGNLYYNMANCYIKKSNIGYAILYYEKAKRLIPSDADLRANHDYAVSLTKNRQTATVQSWINRQLDRVYNLFTTNGLTIFLSLLYTLITTVLTISIYNEKAKKYAGLIILTAALLLLPSSYILYERISSTEAVVVNEKAEARYEPFDKATVFFTLYEGMKVVVIDRNNHWLKVKRSDGKTGWIHNDSIGVI
- a CDS encoding LD-carboxypeptidase, giving the protein MNNPVLPRRLQPGDTIGVVCPSNEITSQKQRDELHYGIRFFENMGFDVEAGKNLHSANPKDRAEDINGFFRRSDIKAIMSAQGGDTAERVLEFIDWRAVSENPKVFMGLSDVTVFLNAIFTQTSVITFHGGDVRYHFGRNPCEYDRAEFTERLVNGLGGKINPSGLRETIRGGKGRGRLLGGNLRCLLKLAETPFWPDFTGAILMFESHTIDERRCTEYFKILRNKGVFDKITGAVVGFVYSMEVENHNTLQMEDILLNETVDFDFPILKARDFGHGCPNTVLPIGAEIELDADKKIYEIVGKTVMM
- a CDS encoding UbiX family flavin prenyltransferase: MERKKYITAVTGASGSLLALRFIDELLKTSDVHLVISSSSFKVIKDETGNDWSMDTHRKLKEYFKSDRLFCYDEGDIYAPVLSGTFLNDGMIVIPCSMKTLSGISNGYGENLIQRAADVTIKEGRRLILVPREMPFSSIHLENMLKLSRIGVTIAPPVAAFYTKPQTIDDMINFITGKLLDNLSISHNLFKRWGS